AACGATCTAACTATAACGATCCCAGATTCCCATGCTGACAGAATAATGCCTAGCCTCGTCCTCCCATCGCAACAGACCATGTCCCGGCGCGCATCCAGTCTCCGCGAGTCAGCTCTCCGGTGTCGAATAAACCCCTGCCGTCTGTCCCCCCATATGGAGGCCAAATAGCGCCCGGACAATATAGCTATGGCCCCGCGCAAGCTCTCGGTCCTGTTCCCCCGCCACCGCCCCCGGTTCCTCCTGGTTACCAGAGTCAGTTGCAGCAGCAGGCGCATCCACCTGCACCTGTCGCATCGGACCAAAGTGGCGTTATCAACTATACAACTTCTTCGCCGCTGGAACGTCCTCTGCCTCAACCTACGCTGGCTGTCTCGACGGATTTTGGGCCGTTTACTAATACTGGCAATGGCCCTCCACCAGTACCGCCAAAGACTAGCTCTAATGTATTCACCACAAGTTCTTCAATGGGACCTTTTAGTCCCTCAGACTGGGAACATCTGGGACCAACTCCAGGATATATTGACGACACAGAAGTCTTCTCGTCTAAGAAGACAACACCTGTACCTCCAGTTGAACCATCTCAGAGTCATGCGACATCTATGCATAGCCCCGCGTCAAACCCTTACATCCCAACTTCTACCCCGCCTCAGAACGCCTCACCTGCGTTCCAGGTCCCGCATGCCGATGATCAGGTCGGAATGCAGAAGCCATCTACCGAGTCGCCGGTCAGCACAAGCTCTGCGCAGGAGCCACCACGTCCATCTGGTCCGTCCCGGGTCAACACCGCAGAAACAACGCAGAGCTCTGCTACTGGGACCACCGAAAAGATCGATGGGGTCATTGAGGCCTGGGCTCGACCGATATCTCCGGACGTCAGGAAATCTGCTGACGGCAGCCGTCAAAGCCCCATTTCCAGGCCAGCAGATAAAACCATACAACGTAAGCCCAGTCCAATTGATCCAATCGACATCCCGTCATCAAGGTCGGGAAGCAGAACTCCCGCAGAGGAGGGACAGCAACTGTCTACCCCTGGCGGTTCGATGGCAAATGCAGAGGGGGTTGCCTCTCGTCTAACCGTGGTCGATCCATATGAAGACTTGGATCCTTGGTTCAAATCTTCTTTGACTCGTTATGTCGCCATGTTGCGCAAGGAAGCGGTTGCTGACTCCGACGAAGAGCGGTACAAGATCTTCACAGCGTTCACAGCTAAGGAGACGAAACTACGGGAGATTCTCTATGGTATTGAGCAGGAACCTAAGAGCACCAGGGCCGAAGACGTAAACTCACGCCAGCCAACCCCAAGCCCGCAGCAATCAgcggagaaggaaaaggagggtCCGCCGACACCACAGCCCTCGGCACCAGTAGAATCTGGTCTGATCCCGGTAGAATCAGAACAAGATGTGCTTGAATCTACTTACACCACTGAAGATTTTGAGGATGGAGAATACAGTCCTGGTGGGCGGCCAATCATTCCCAGACTTTACACTCCCAATAATCTTGAGAGACCAGCTACACAACCACCCGGCCATCAGGCTTCGAAGCTCACAGATACGGGAAGTCAATATGGCGTCCAAGATCAGTTCTCGCGGTCATCTTCGGTACCACCTTCGATGAACAGCGGAATACATACGCAGACGTTTGCGCCTCTGACGACAAACCCTCCACAGCCAATATACACGCCATTCCGCTACATCGAAGGACCTCAACGAGGCTCAGACAATCTTGCCCTTGATAAACCGGCCTACCAGGCATACTCTGATCTGCGACAAGCCTCTGCTGAGAGCGGACGTGTGATGGCAAATGCGCCGGATTCCGACACGAAAACAGGTGTTAACACTAGAGTTTCCTCCCCAGCTCAAAACGAGCATAGTGAAACATTTATCGGGCTTATTCGCGAGAAAAGCGTCACATACAAGAAGAGAAGACCTCGCAGAGCTTCATCACCTCCTCCATTGCCGCCGTCTCTCCGGCAAGGTAGACCCGACCCTGTTAATGACCTGCGATCTATGGTCTCATCCCCGCTAGCCAAGCAATCAGAGAGCTCGTGGCATGTTACTACCAGGAAAAGTCTGGAGCAGTACTCCGATGACTTTACTTATATACAAGAAGCGTTTAGTACGTGGGAGACAACTGCTAAGATTCGACGGCAGAACCTTGATAAGGAGCGTATGCAGCGTCAAGAGGAATCTGAAGCACACGTCGACTCTCTTTTCAATGGCAAGGAGATTGGATATGCCGATATCAACGTTCTCGAGGAAGAGTTCAGGCAAGCAGAAGCTCGAGTGCAGCTTGATGAAGAAAGACAAGAACTCGACGATTTCATTAGAATTGTTTTCAACCCAGTGGACGAACGTCTGGGTCGGGAGATTGCTGCCCTTCTGAATCACTATGAGTCTGCACTCAGCCAACTCAGTCACGAAAACAGCAAGATCAAGGATTCGACTGACAGACACAATCTGTCACATACAATGAATATAGTGAACGACATCTACCGGAATCTCGAAATGCGCTACCAGAAACGCCTCAACATTGCTTTTGACCGAGAGCGGCGCCGAAAGAAGGCCGAACGGAGACCGCTCGTCTTCATGGGTGATTCCGGGGCCCTCAGGAAGCTGGACAACGAGTTTGACCAGATGGAGAAGCGAAACATTTTTGAGGCGGCCAAGGATCGTGATGAGAGAGCCAACCGACTCATGGATGCTTTCGACGATGCTATTATGCATGGTCTAGGCGAAAACCAAAGTCTCCTCGATGATGTGGCGGCGAAAGTGAAGAAGGTTGACGCTTCGCATCTTCAGTCAACTAGCTTGCCAGAGTCGGAAGTGGAGCAGATTCTGAAGTCCGTCGCGACTATGGTGGACTCACTCCGACGAGACTCTGAATCCATTTTGCATAACTTTGGCATCGCCGATGCCACCCTCAACAACGCTGACTACCGCCTGTCCGTGGCCGAGGCTCGTTACACCAACGCggaccatgatgttttccgCCGTCTCAATGCCGAGAAACAGAAAGAAGATGCGAAGATCCAGAAAGACCTCGAGTCGAAGCTGGAGAGTGTCCGTGATGGGCCTGCTGAGATCACTCATAAGATCAGCGAGCTACTTAAGGCTTTAGGGAAAGACCCGGTAGCCGAGCCAGAAGCGTCATCTGATGTCACAGCATCTACCAGCCATCCTGTTGATAGTTTGATGCCAGGTCCCCGTCCTGCTACTGCTGGTCTACCATCCAATGAAGACTCGGAACATCAGCGGCGGATTCGGAGGGCTCTGGAAGCAGCGAAAAAGAGGAATGCTGCCAAAGCGCACGGTACTATGGCATTGCAGTAATACAGTGCCTTCTGGTATCTCGACTATATCActtctcttttctcattGCATTTCGTTTGGTTGTCAatgttttttttctttctatcCGCAGTCTTTTTGACCCGGCTTATGACTTGACGAATTTCTTTTCTATACCCTCTTTTGTTTGACTCGTTCTCATTTTCTTTCCGATACTCATAGCACGTATCGCGATACTCCCGACAATATGGCAATATAGTGGGATCGGTGATAGGGATTTGTCGATGGCATATAGTATAGCATTTACGGCCAAGAGTAAGCATCAGAGGACTTCTGCGTAAGCGATACATATTATAATTGTAATAATACCATTCGTTTCATAATATCAATAGTTATTTCGTACTTTGGTCTTGTGTGGTATATTTCAGCTGAAGTCTTGAGCCTCAACATGCGCAGTTCCTTTTAGCCCTTCAGCTCCCactctttctcttccaaaCATCAACTGTAACCACCCCAGAAGAAtcattgcgaaattcgagaAGCTCTTATGCTTGCTGAACGACTTCCAATTAACTCGAATGATCTATTGCATGATCTCTCAAGGCCAACCCGGTTCTTTCCATAAGCGGCCGCAGGTTCAGACGCCGCCCAGGAGTCGACCACAGAGGCCTCAGAAGGTCCAAATTCATGACAGGTATATTTAATTGCGCAGTGCTTCTAAATGCCTTCTCATCAGATGCGGACCATGCTGACTCTTATATTATTCAAGGTCTCTTCGCTGCCGAACGTCCACTGCCGTCTACCGCTCGGCCTTTCGAAGAAAACTGAAGGCACCGCAGAACCCACAAACAACGATGAGAAGATATACcaaggagagaaaaagggATAACAATATAGTGGCACGCAGACGCCAGGATGTCGATGGAAAAGAAGGCTGGCGGATCCGTCGGACAAAATGGCATCCTGTCTTCAATGCAACTGATCATTGAGCTTCGGCATCGAGATATAATATTTATATCGCGAGATCTACATTTCAAATCCAACAACCGCTGCAGTTTTCGAGACCTCAAAGTTGATGTTTCTGCTGCGTTGCATCGCTGTGCTTGCACGAACTCTCGGCGCGCCATCGCAAACCTCCTGAACACAAGATCGATCAAATCGAAACTTTCAAGCTCTTCAAGCTCGCACTATGAGGACATCCTATAGGGATCAGCCGTCTATAATCGACCTTGGCAAAGGAATGCGTTTAAATTTACTTTATTGTGCTGATTATTGACGGTGCACCGGCCTCCGATACTCCCGGCTATAGTCACTCGCGGTTCGCGGCGCGCACATACTTCGCAGTGGCATTCTCAAAGCAAACAGAGGATTCGAACATCACAAATTATGTCTTTCCAAGGCTACATGCTGATCATGTGGAATAGCCTAGGGATTTTTGACTTTGGTGGAGGTGAAATTTCCCTTGGTTTGATTTACCCAGGAATGATTCCAAATCATTCCAGATCGCTAGATCGCAAGATTTTTATTTTGTTATATTTTTACTGATTCCGGTCCACACGCGTCATGGTTGTCGCCCTTGCCTCTCATTGGCAAGACGTGAAAAAAAGCTTCTGGTTGAGAGCAGTTAATCGTTCCAACACATGGCATTGCTGGGATAATATCCGTTGAACCAAAGACTCGGAACCACACAATGGCTTCTTTGTTAAAGATCTACCGAGCAGGGACATTGTTCGGGTACGACACTTCGAAATCTTACGCAGAGTGTCTTTTAAATGCCGTGTTTGGACTTCCGGTTCCATGGTTCCAGTTCGTTTCGTTGGATTGCCATCTCCATCCTAACCATTGGTTTTATGGCATTGTTGGTCCGTTGATGCGAAATTCGTCCCTCGTGTGCGCTTGGcagcttttctttttggtttGCTCTCGATTTGTGATCAGGCAATGAAGCCGGGGGCGCTCCTGCGCCCGAGCATCTTGAAGGATTCGTGGAGGAGTAAATTATGCActtctcctctcttctttttcactGGCCCAACATGGTGTTGTGGGAGCCATTTGAATCATAGTACCCGCTCCCATCCGTGGTTCGGGGCAAACTCTATATATTATCGGGTTGTCCATCGCAAAATCCACGGGTCAATGAACTTTTTCCCTTTGGAACCCATACCCCGAACCAAAGTTCTCTGGATTTACATAACGTCCGTGCCCGATGTCTGCTCCTACGAAACAGTTTCACAAACTTTCCATCGGCGGCAATATGCCAGACAGACGGACCCAGGCTGAAAGGAGGGCAGCGGGTGCGGGATCGCATCGCCCcagcgacgacgacggcgacgatGACAATGAACCAATGCAAGTTTCCGGTGAAAGCGAGCAAGCAGATGAAGAAgtggacgaggaagaggtcgaggacgaggaggaagacgtgACGGAGTCATCACAATCATCGACCGTCCAAGCGAGGTCGGGCATCACTTATGACCTTGCCCATCTCGACCCCGACTCAGAAGCCAGGGCCCTCCTGGGTCTCACGGGCAGATTCGACGAAATTCACTGCGAGTCGACACAGACAGGCTATGATTTTCGACTGTCAGAACGGCCACAAGTGCATATCGGTTCAGGTACTTATACGTGTACCTGTTCTGCTTACCAAAGTCGTCCTGATGTGGCCTGCCAGCATATTTTTGTAAGCTTCCCCCCTTTTTCAGAAACGGAACGAACGAGACAAGGAATAGGAAAAAACAATAGCGGGACGGGGATGCTGATGGTTTGTTCGTCTTTGCAAGTGGATTCTTGATCAACTTCACGGTTGCTTCATGCCCCAACCTCCTTCCTCTGATGTGCCTTTACTGAGCAACGGTCATTCGCCGCAATTCCCCCGTATCGAACACCTCCTTGACGGCAAACTGGAAATGGTGGC
This region of Aspergillus chevalieri M1 DNA, chromosome 4, nearly complete sequence genomic DNA includes:
- a CDS encoding uncharacterized protein (COG:S;~EggNog:ENOG410PPGJ), whose translation is MFSNSGPPQPEWRLPPRPPTTATGTTTATTATSTPSTSPVPPPPPPAPSAPVLPSYNPNVFGPMPGAPPVATGIDTTAWGVKFNHQHHHQAHSPPPLPPRPPIATDHVPARIQSPRVSSPVSNKPLPSVPPYGGQIAPGQYSYGPAQALGPVPPPPPPVPPGYQSQLQQQAHPPAPVASDQSGVINYTTSSPLERPLPQPTLAVSTDFGPFTNTGNGPPPVPPKTSSNVFTTSSSMGPFSPSDWEHLGPTPGYIDDTEVFSSKKTTPVPPVEPSQSHATSMHSPASNPYIPTSTPPQNASPAFQVPHADDQVGMQKPSTESPVSTSSAQEPPRPSGPSRVNTAETTQSSATGTTEKIDGVIEAWARPISPDVRKSADGSRQSPISRPADKTIQRKPSPIDPIDIPSSRSGSRTPAEEGQQLSTPGGSMANAEGVASRLTVVDPYEDLDPWFKSSLTRYVAMLRKEAVADSDEERYKIFTAFTAKETKLREILYGIEQEPKSTRAEDVNSRQPTPSPQQSAEKEKEGPPTPQPSAPVESGLIPVESEQDVLESTYTTEDFEDGEYSPGGRPIIPRLYTPNNLERPATQPPGHQASKLTDTGSQYGVQDQFSRSSSVPPSMNSGIHTQTFAPLTTNPPQPIYTPFRYIEGPQRGSDNLALDKPAYQAYSDLRQASAESGRVMANAPDSDTKTGVNTRVSSPAQNEHSETFIGLIREKSVTYKKRRPRRASSPPPLPPSLRQGRPDPVNDLRSMVSSPLAKQSESSWHVTTRKSLEQYSDDFTYIQEAFSTWETTAKIRRQNLDKERMQRQEESEAHVDSLFNGKEIGYADINVLEEEFRQAEARVQLDEERQELDDFIRIVFNPVDERLGREIAALLNHYESALSQLSHENSKIKDSTDRHNLSHTMNIVNDIYRNLEMRYQKRLNIAFDRERRRKKAERRPLVFMGDSGALRKLDNEFDQMEKRNIFEAAKDRDERANRLMDAFDDAIMHGLGENQSLLDDVAAKVKKVDASHLQSTSLPESEVEQILKSVATMVDSLRRDSESILHNFGIADATLNNADYRLSVAEARYTNADHDVFRRLNAEKQKEDAKIQKDLESKLESVRDGPAEITHKISELLKALGKDPVAEPEASSDVTASTSHPVDSLMPGPRPATAGLPSNEDSEHQRRIRRALEAAKKRNAAKAHGTMALQ